A region from the Vicia villosa cultivar HV-30 ecotype Madison, WI linkage group LG3, Vvil1.0, whole genome shotgun sequence genome encodes:
- the LOC131660854 gene encoding probable inactive receptor kinase At5g67200 gives MAAKRNHSTKWIILSLLLLMKTSFSNSSKLKTTPSPLSDPTSLLAFKSKADINNHLNFTTKTHFCNWEGVECNGPKVVRLVLRSLDLGGVFAPHTLTFLDQLRVLSLQNNSLTGAIPDLSGLFNLKTLFLDNNHFTGSLPVSLFSLHRIKTIDFSHNNLSGAIPVDFINLDRLYYLRLSFNAFNGTIPPFNQSTIRTFDVSGNNLSGAVPLTTALSRFQPSSFALNPNLCGEIIRKECRPTTPFFAPTSPPAVGIGQSADVHGLIRQPYEKHKHNRKAVIIGFSAGIMFLILSLTCFAVVVKKQRKKKGKGSSGSSVMASDAAATAEAAVVMQMEQERELEEKVKRAQVAKSGSLIFCAGESQVYTLDQLMKGSAELLGRGCLGTTYKAVLDNRLIVTVKRFDCGKMGGHVSKEVFERHMESVGGLRHPNLVPLRAYFQANHERLIIYDYQPNGSLFSLIHGSRSSRARPLHWTSCLKIAEDVAQGLSYIHQAWRLVHGNLKSTNVLLGPDFEACVTDYCLSVLTNPSTFDEVGDSAPYRAPETRNPNHQPTPKSDVYAYGILLLELLTGKYASELPFMVPGDMSKWVRSIRDDNGSEDNRMDMLLQVATTCSLISPEQRPTMWQVLKMLQEIKEIVLLEDSEVDVRNSNAVALS, from the exons ATGGCAGCAAAGAGAAACCACTCAACCAAATGGATAATCCTCTCACTCTTACTACTCATGAAAACTTCATTCTCCAACTCCTCCAAACTCAAAACCACACCCTCGCCTCTCTCAGATCCTACTTCCCTCTTAGCATTCAAATCAAAAGCTGACATAAACAACCACCTCAACTTCACCACCAAAACCCATTTCTGTAACTGGGAAGGTGTAGAATGCAACGGACCCAAAGTAGTCCGTCTCGTTCTTCGAAGCTTAGATCTCGGCGGCGTCTTCGCCCCTCACACATTAACCTTCCTCGACCAGCTCCGCGTTCTCAGTCTACAGAACAACTCTCTCACCGGAGCCATACCTGACCTCTCTGGTCTCTTCAATCTCAAAACGCTCTTCCTTGATAACAACCACTTCACTGGTTCACTTCCagtttctcttttctctcttcacAGAATAAAAACTATAGATTTCTCTCACAACAATCTCTCTGGAGCTATACCTGTAGATTTCATAAACCTCGACCGTCTTTATTACCTTCGTTTAAGCTTCAACGCTTTCAACGGTACTATTCCTCCTTTTAATCAGTCTACTATCCGAACTTTTGATGTCTCCGGTAACAATCTCTCCGGCGCAGTTCCGTTAACCACCGCGCTTTCTCGTTTTCAGCCGTCTTCTTTCGCTTTAAACCCTAATCTCTGCGGAGAAATCATTCGGAAAGAATGTCGTCCAACTACGCCGTTCTTTGCTCCTACCTCGCCTCCGGCTGTTGGAATCGGTCAGAGCGCGGATGTTCACGGTTTAATCCGGCAGCCGTACGAGAAACACAAACACAATCGGAAAGCGGTGATAATCGGGTTCTCCGCCGGAATAATGTTTCTAATACTTTCCTTGACGTGTTTCGCGGTGGTGGTTAAGAAACAGAGGAAGAAGAAAGGTAAAGGCTCTTCCGGTTCAAGCGTGATGGCTTCGGATGCGGCGGCGACGGCGGAAGCTGCGGTTGTGATGCAAATGGAGCAAGAGAGGGAGTTAGAGGAAAAGGTGAAAAGAGCTCAAGTTGCGAAGAGTGGTAGTTTAATATTCTGTGCGGGTGAGTCGCAGGTGTATACGCTGGACCAGTTGATGAAAGGCTCTGCGGAGCTTTTAGGTAGAGGGTGTTTGGGTACAACTTACAAAGCTGTGTTGGATAACCGTTTGATTGTAACAGTGAAGCGGTTTGATTGTGGGAAAATGGGTGGACACGTAAGCAAAGAAGTGTTCGAGCGTCACATGGAATCAGTTGGTGGACTTCGTCATCCAAATTTGGTTCCTTTAAGGGCTTATTTTCAAGCAAATCATGAGAGACTTATTATCTATGATTATCAACCCAATGGGAGTTTATTCTCCCTCATACATG GTTCCAGATCAAGCAGGGCAAGGCCATTGCACTGGACGTCATGCTTAAAAATAGCAGAGGATGTAGCACAAGGGCTTTCTTACATCCACCAGGCATGGAGACTGGTCCATGGCAATCTCAAATCCACTAACGTTCTCCTAGGACCCGATTTCGAGGCTTGTGTCACAGACTACTGCCTGTCTGTGTTGACTAATCCATCTACCTTTGACGAGGTTGGTGATTCGGCACCCTATAGAGCTCCAGAGACTCGCAATCCAAATCACCAGCCGACCCCCAAATCCGACGTTTACGCATATGGTATTTTGTTACTAGAGCTTCTGACGGGGAAATATGCTTCCGAGCTCCCATTCATGGTGCCGGGTGATATGTCAAAATGGGTGAGATCAATCAGGGACGACAATGGGAGCGAAGACAACAGAATGGATATGCTTCTTCAGGTGGCTACAACTTGTAGCTTGATCTCTCCTGAGCAGAGACCCACAATGTGGCAGGTCTTGAAGATGTTACAGGAAATCAAAGAGATTGTACTATTGGAGGATAGCGAAGTCGATGTACGCAATAGTAATGCCGTTGCCCTGTCTTAg
- the LOC131660855 gene encoding FBD-associated F-box protein At4g10400-like — translation MSLDSNNVTESSTAMARRLRVCNGEIEDKISGLPDSVIDHILSFLPTKIVVATSLLSKHWKQFWRSQHSLYFDDASFPDAFAFCQFLKSIMVRRDKTLPILSFHLICRRYTLSDNDFEYFAIGANFNGVENVIIDFCLPTTLPPTLSLKELRSLTTTLPPLFLTSTTLSVLKLKKVNLSMIRRIHLPSLKVLHLESVIFIMYEYLKSLIYGCPILQELEINDLRVNITYMMIPRPMPCIPSLIRANISYYSMFDVPRDVWHYPIPFEWLYNVEHLRLQLNSSPPTISSVFLNLTHLDLIFNFDHERPLTVSKWCWLRKMLQNTPNLQTLIIHNLFSVEARVLHHFNRWEWDDPKIVPKCLLSHLTTTCLLGDCELPFAKYIMQNSRLLSTMTIQSPKDTNTKLQMEEDLSSCPRISPACNLLFI, via the exons ATGTCACTTGATTCTAATAATGTTACAGAGTCATCTACTGCTATGGCACGGCGGCTTAGGGTTTGTAACGGAGAAATAGAGGACAAAATAAGTGGTTTGCCGGATTCAGTTATCGATCACATTCTCTCATTCCTTCCGACGAAAATAGTTGTGGCCACAAGCCTCCTTTCAAAACATTGGAAACAATTCTGGCGTTCTCAACACAGTCTTTACTTCGATGACGCTTCCTTTCCAGACGCCTTCGCCTTTTGCCAATTCCTCAAATCCATCATGGTCAGGCGAGATAAAACCCTACCCATCCTCTCATTCCACCTTATATGCCGTCGCTACACCTTAAGCGACAACGATTTTGAATATTTTGCTATTGGGGCAAATTTTAATGGAGTTGAAAACGTAATTATCGATTTCTGCCTGCCAACCACATTGCCTCCGACCTTGTCGCTCAAGGAATTGAGGAGCCTGACAACCACATTGCCTCCTTTATTTCTAACTAGCACCACCTTGTCGGTCCTCAAATTGAAGAAAGTAAATCTCAGCATGATTCGACGTATTCATCTTCCCTCCCTCAAAGTCCTTCACTTGGAATCTGTCATTTTCATTATGTATGAATATCTCAAAAGTCTTATTTATGGCTGCCCCATTCTACAGGAGTTGGAAATAAATGATTTAAGAGTAAACATCACTTATATGATGATTCCTAGACCTATGCCATGCATTCCCAGTTTGATCAGAGCTAACATTTCCTATTATTCTATGTTTGATGTGCCTCGTGATGTCTGGCATTATCCTATTCCGTTTGAGTGGCTTTATAATGTCGAGCATCTCCGCTTACAATTG AACAGCAGCCCACCTACTATTAGCAGCGTGTTTCTCAATTTAACCCACCTCGACCTTATATTCAACTTTGACCATGAACGGCCATTAACGGTTTCCAAGTGGTGTTGGCTCAGAAAAATGCTTCAAAATACCCCCAACCTTCAAACTCTTATCATTCATAACCTCTTTTCG GTTGAAGCTCGTGTACTACACCATTTTAATCGGTGGGAGTGGGATGACCCAAAAATAGTTCCAAAATGCCTTTTATCTCATCTTACAACAACATGTTTACTTGGAGATTGTGAGCTTCCATTTGCAAAATATATAATGCAGAATTCAAGACTACTAAGCACCATGACAATTCAGAGTCCCAAAGACACaaatacaaagcttcaaatggaagaAGATTTATCTTCGTGCCCAAGGATTTCACCCGCATGTAatctattatttatttga